GCATGGATAAAATTGATGTTCagtatttatataatattttatataatttttttctatattcaAGTAGTCTATagtttatattcaaatttgagTAAAGGAGCAAACAACCACAAGtactttattttaaatcCTATACAGTATAATGACTTTGTGCTAAACATTATAAAAAACTCAGAGGAAACTAGCTCAGAAAGCAGTTTTAGAAGATCTGATAATCTAAaccaaataatttcaagCCAAATTAAAAACATTATTTGCAAGGAATCGGATTTAGTATTCAGCAATACTGAGACGAATGTAGGCCATAGTacaattttgaatttgactACTAGCGACAGTAAGACTAATGGAAATAGTGATTACTTGCTTCTATTTGGTGCCGATAGATGTATTTTGGATTCATCTTTTATAGATGGTAAATTTACCAAGATTAATATTCGATTTATCCCAAACTTGGCGAATCCCACAAAAGAAGTATATCAAGACAAAATTTGTGATTGTGTCTTCAAAAAAGGAAATGCTGATGAAGGCAGCCCTAGCGAATTCCAGGTTAATTGTAATTCTGATTCATCCaatgattcaaataaaaaggTACCAGAAGAACATAATTATCTAGAAATAGGAGGGGCAGCaactttaaatattgcTGATTTAGTTAATCTACCTACCCCAATTATAGATAAAAATTCTCAGGTAGGTAGGCAAGTTAAGGTTGAAGTTTCTAATAAATCTCCTTTAAAACCTATAATTAAACCAAACCATATCAAGGCTTCAAAGCCAAAAGTAAATAAGTTTAACTTTTCAAAATACTTTTGGGAAACTAATAGTGGATTTTTTGGTGAAGGACAAGAAGCTATTAAAAAgtcaaatattgaatattgtGAATCTCACAGCCAAAGCAAATCGTGCGAGGATGAAGAAAGATCTAGAATAGAGAGAGAATTTAGAGAAGGTTGTAATAGCAAGGAACATCAACTAATATTAgaaacatt
The Cryptosporidium parvum Iowa II chromosome 2, whole genome shotgun sequence genome window above contains:
- a CDS encoding signal peptide (transcripts identified by EST), whose product is MLAWIKLMFSIYIIFYIIFFYIQVVYSLYSNLSKGANNHKYFILNPIQYNDFVLNIIKNSEETSSESSFRRSDNLNQIISSQIKNIICKESDLVFSNTETNVGHSTILNLTTSDSKTNGNSDYLLLFGADRCILDSSFIDGKFTKINIRFIPNLANPTKEVYQDKICDCVFKKGNADEGSPSEFQVNCNSDSSNDSNKKVPEEHNYLEIGGAATLNIADLVNLPTPIIDKNSQVGRQVKVEVSNKSPLKPIIKPNHIKASKPKVNKFNFSKYFWETNSGFFGEGQEAIKKSNIEYCESHSQSKSCEDEERSRIEREFREGCNSKEHQLILETLLIIVNKLVEYLDNK